TGCGAGAGGTTTAACACTAGTGCGTGCAGAGGTATGGTTGTATTAGAGCATGGAAAAtggaatttaatatttaaatttgtgTCATATGCATTTTATTGTGTCAGTTTtgtctaaaaaaattaatttcagaACATGTTTGGATGGTGATTGCAAAGATTTTAAATAAACTATAATCTAATTGTTGTTGTACTTTGGTTACAGAAGTTAAGGAGAGTGGATTAGGACTTACTGAGAAGAAGGATTTCTATATTGGGGAGTTGTAGTGTGAGGTATTTTAGAAACCAAAGTTGAAGTAGTACAAATTTAAAAATTTGGACATATGGCAGTGTGAAAGTGTAAATGTTATTGTTTTTTGTTTCTTGAAttataggttgtgtattgataCAAACTTATTCTGTATTCAGTGAAATTTATAACTAAATGTGCTAAAGAAAAAATGAGTTTCATCTTGTAAGAATTTTCTTGTAGTATAAGAAAGATTAAAAATTCCATTTTATTTGTTTGTGGTAGGTAGTTGTGAATGGAGACATAATCTCATTTTAGGTTGATACTTGTTGAGTTTAGACATAATGATTAGGTAGTTTTTACATAATCTCATTTGCTGATACCAAAATGATTAGGTATAGTTTTGACTTAATCTCGTTTGTTGAGTTTCATCTCATTTTGTTAAGAAATTCAGTCCTAAGAAGCAAAAGTCTTGTCTTTTTCGGTTTTGCTTTTGGGGTATGGTGAATTGAGTATGAAACTCGAATATGTCATAGATAATAAGTTTATTAATTTGCTTTAAATAGTGGCGTTTATGTCTTTGGTTTCTGAACAAAAAAGAAAATGAGAGAATATACTGTATTATCTTTTCATTCACTTTTAAGTCTCTGCATTTACCTTTTTACTCCCACTGAAAAGCTCAGGGTTTATTATCTGAATTTGATTTTGATTTAATCCCATTATTGGAAATAACTTCTCTATTTGTAGTTATATATGTCTTTTAGTGGAGTGTGGTAGTGTTTTATGTGCTTTCAATTATTAACAATTTTTCACGTTTCTAATTTACTTTTGGAGTTTGGGCTTTCAATTCTAAAAtgaatttatattatttatttttttatatagattGAATTTATGTGTTCTTATAGTGGAAAATAATATACACAATTTTTTTTGTCCAAAAAAGAAAAATGGGTCAGGTACGCAGGTAATCCTTAGTAGGACAAGACGGGTGTGGATCTTCTGTCTTGTGGGACTGGCCCACCTGCCCCATTTACATCCGTCTATCCTTGTGTACAATACAAATCAAGCAAGTGAGATGTTGCATCTTTGAACATCGATCCATGGCATTCGCATATTAACAGTATATTTAAGTCcctcaagtcatttgaacaatcATGTAGATAttcaatataaaaaatattataagtgATTACAATCAGTTAcaaaatttctcttttaattacaTAAATACGAATATCAAACTCTATTACTCATAGTCATAGACAATTATTCACTGAAATATAATGAAAAAATTAATCATTCAATATAATATTAGTTTATGATTGGTCCCTAAACTTTGAAATGTTCCTTTTTCTTCCTCTTCTGTCATTTAATGCAAGTGTTAAGAAAGATTAAAACAGAGCAAATTTTTATAAAGTTCAAGATCAACAGTTTAATTAATTTATTCCTCACAGTTGACTAAATTAGCTCATTTTTACACATGACAAGCGCGTAACTATTACTTCGAAGGACCAGCTTAGAAGTTGGAACAACAGTAGCAGAAGGAAGCTTTTGTTGATAAATATGTAGAGAAAAATAAACTCAGTATAGTATAATGTTTATTCGATTAGGCCAACAATATTTGGGGCAGTAATTGAGTAGTGTAAATCTCAGCCATAATTGAGGCGAAATATATCATTCTGCACAAAGAAATTTGCTTGCGCAATCGGAACCAAATGAAACATCTGCACCAATTAATAAAAGTACCATTTCAAAACTGAGTATTTTCTCCACCAAATCaatatatatttgaaaattaACATGCATGCAACAAGAGACGTAAGCTATATATATGTAGAAGTATATATAACCTGGTTGAATCTTAAGGAGTGTTCTTCCCCTACCAACTGGAGGCTGCCACTGACAAACACCACAATGCTACCGGCGGACGTGGACGACGGCTGCGAATCAATGGTGCTGATATCATGTCTGCATTTATCAAACGGTAACTGACTAAGCTTACAAGATATGTTATCAACGCCTAGTATCTTCTGCCCTTCAAAGTTCAGCATGGAGCTAGGCTGATAAAACGAAGAAACTGAAGCTCTATCGTTGTCGAAGAGGTGGTAGTACCGATCCACGAACAGCTTCCCCACCATTTCAACTTGTTCCTGATCCATCTTAATAActatattctctctctctctctatgtttATATTGGCCATCAATTTATGGAAACATGGAATTGCCAAAAGCTCTAAGATTACTTACGATTGTTCGACATGAAGTGACTACCATGCCCCTTGTTCGTTTTGACGATGATAAGAGGAGCCTGCACTTGAAATAAGGGGTACTGGTGTAATTTGGAAAGACAAATATGGGGGAATCGTCACTAAATAAGGCGTGGCCAAAACGCTTAGTTTGTGTGGTTGGTGAATCTTTTACAGAACCGAAAGTGAGGAATATATCCTTCTACAATGGACGATCATTCTTTCCTTAGGGGATACTTTATGCCTTCCCATTTAAAGGAACGTGGGTACAGAAGCTTGAAACTTTGGGagttctctcttcttcttcttttttttcgtAGTAATTACAGATCCGTTAAGATCTTGGATACATGTAAACTAATATGACTAGAGCCTAGCCTAAATAAGACTAAACCATAACTGGAATCTGCGTAGTTGAATTTATTCACCTACCTTGCTTTCTCAGTTTAGAATCGTTGAAGATTTTTCTTTTGTCCCAAAGAACCAAGATTCGCTATATAGTTTAAAGGTTGTCTAAATTTACAATTACACTGAGTAGACGTAGGAAACTTCAGCCAAAGCTTCTTTTAAGGTAATAAAACAGGTTAAAAAGTGGAGAATATATCCATGAAAGAATAAAAGCCCCACCTTCGTAGAAATATCAATTTAAAACAAGAGCACTACATACCATTTCTGGCATTAGATTTCACTATTTTAACTTGAGCAGGAAAATCAGATTCTGTGGGGAAAGAAATGGAACTTATGGTCTATAAGTTTGGTTTTTGAAAGTGAGATTGGCTTGAATTAGAAAGTATATGAGAATACTATACATGAAAGAATAAATGAGTTGATTATTTACTAACAAAAGTTTAAAAGAAAATAAGTTGGATGTCGaaattgtaattt
This genomic interval from Humulus lupulus chromosome 8, drHumLupu1.1, whole genome shotgun sequence contains the following:
- the LOC133795592 gene encoding nuclear transport factor 2B translates to MDQEQVEMVGKLFVDRYYHLFDNDRASVSSFYQPSSMLNFEGQKILGVDNISCKLSQLPFDKCRHDISTIDSQPSSTSAGSIVVFVSGSLQLVGEEHSLRFNQMFHLVPIAQANFFVQNDIFRLNYG